GCGTTGCAATCCTGCCCTCAGCGGCGGGGTGTCTGCACCCGGGTCTACACCACGACGCCCAAGAAGCCGAACTCGGCGCTGCGCAAGGTCGCCCGAGTTCGCCTGACCAATGGCATCGAGGTCACCGCCTACATTCCCGGGGTGGGGCATAACCTGCAGGAACACTCGATCGTTCTGATCCGTGGTGGCCGAGTCAAGGATCTGCCCGGTGTGCGCTATCACATCGTCCGCGGGACGCTCGATACCTCCGGCGTCGACGGGCGCCGCCAGGGCCGTTCCAAGTACGGCGCCAAGCGCCCGAAGTCCTGAGGGCTGGGGAGGAGACGTCATGCCGAGACGCCGTGAGGTTCCAGTTCGCCCGACGCTTCCGGATCCCGTCTACGGGTCCACGCTCGTGGCCAAGTTCGTCAACGCCATCATGCACGACGGCAAGCGCAGCACCGCCGAGCGTGTTTTCTATCGCGCGATGAAGCGCATCGAGGAAAAGACCGGCGAAGATCCGCTGAAGGTCTTCACCAAGGCGATCGAGAATGTCAAGCCGGTGATGGAGGTCAAGTCGCGCCGGGTCGGCGGCTCCAACTACCAGGTGCCCGTCGAAGTTTCCCCCAAGCGGCGGCTGAGTCTCGCCTTCCGTTGGTTGATCGCCTATGCCAAGGCTCGGCCGGAGCGCTCGACGATCGAGAAGCTCGCCGGGGAGTTCATGGATGCGTCCGCCG
Above is a window of Acidobacteriota bacterium DNA encoding:
- the rpsL gene encoding 30S ribosomal protein S12, which encodes MPTISQLVRSGRKAIKAKTASPALQSCPQRRGVCTRVYTTTPKKPNSALRKVARVRLTNGIEVTAYIPGVGHNLQEHSIVLIRGGRVKDLPGVRYHIVRGTLDTSGVDGRRQGRSKYGAKRPKS
- the rpsG gene encoding 30S ribosomal protein S7, which encodes MPRRREVPVRPTLPDPVYGSTLVAKFVNAIMHDGKRSTAERVFYRAMKRIEEKTGEDPLKVFTKAIENVKPVMEVKSRRVGGSNYQVPVEVSPKRRLSLAFRWLIAYAKARPERSTIEKLAGEFMDASAGRGGAMKKKDDVHRMAEANKAFAHYRW